The following are from one region of the Salvia splendens isolate huo1 chromosome 2, SspV2, whole genome shotgun sequence genome:
- the LOC121792971 gene encoding DUF21 domain-containing protein At4g14240-like, whose protein sequence is MNAAAMVTPRAFYADSNDIDFGNPMWFVYAGVSCFLVLFAGIMSGLTLGLMSLGIVELEILQRSGSSTEKKQAAVIFPVVQKQHQLLVTLLLCNAAAMEALPLYLDKLFHPVVAVILSVTFVLAFGEIIPQAACSRYGLAVGANCVWLVRVLMIICYPIAFPIGKILDSVLGHHDALFRRPQLKALVSIHSQEAGKGGELTHDEATIINGALDLTEKTAAEAMTPIESTFSLDVETKLNWETIGKILARGHSRIPVYSGNPKNIIGLLLVKNLLTVRAETETPVSSVSVRRMPRVPADMPLYDILNEFQKGGSHMAAVVKVTGKKKKLISSDGMAEDKLLTEGDSQLKIPLLDKYGREADTVVVNIEKAEQNGLVTYSSNAGEDVEDGEVIGIITLEDVFEELLQEEIVDETDVYIDVHKRIRVAAAAAASSVARAPSTRRLQTPATVGSGKQ, encoded by the exons ATGAATGCGGCGGCGATGGTGACGCCGAGAGCGTTCTACGCCGATTCCAACGACATCGATTTTGGGAATCCGATGTGGTTTGTCTACGCCGGCGTCTCGTGCTTCCTCGTTCTCTTCGCCGGAATTATGTCCGGTTTGACTCTCGGATTGATGTCTCTCGGAATCGTGGAGCTCGAGATACTGCAACGGAGCGGCAGCTCCACGGAGAAGAAACAAGCTG CTGTTATTTTCCCGGTAGTTCAGAAGCAGCACCAACTTCTGGTGACCTTGCTACTGTGCAATGCTGCTGCGATGGAG GCTCTTCCACTCTATCTGGACAAGCTGTTTCATCCTGTTGTTGCTGTCATTCTGTCGGTGACGTTTGTTCTGGCTTTTGGTGAG ATAATCCCTCAAGCAGCTTGCTCTAGGTATGGGTTGGCTGTGGGTGCTAATTGTGTGTGGCTTGTTCGTGTTTTGATGATCATTTGCTACCCGATTGCTTTCCCTATTGGAAAG ATCCTCGATTCCGTCCTGGGCCATCACGATGCTTTATTTAGGCGACCTCAACTGAAGGCTCTCGTATCTATCCATAGCCAGGAG GCTGGTAAAGGTGGTGAGCTTACTCATGACGAAGCAACAATTATTAATGGAGCCCTAGATCTGACAGAAAAG ACAGCTGCGGAGGCAATGACACCCATTGAATCCACGTTTTCACTTGATGTGGAGACAAAACTGAATTG GGAAACTATTGGAAAAATCCTTGCGCGGGGTCATAGTCGCATTCCTGTGTACTCAGGGAACCCGAAAAACATTATTGGACTTCTGCTG GTAAAAAATCTCCTCACTGTAAGAGCTGAAACAGAGACTCCAGTTAGCTCGGTTTCCGTCAGGAGAATGCCTAG AGTACCAGCAGATATGCCCTTGTATGATATTCTCAATGAGTTTCAAAAGGGTGGGAGTCACATGGCAGCTGTAGTGAAGGTGACAGGGAAAAAGAAGAAGCTTATCTCCTCTGATGGCATGGCTGAAGATAAACTTTTAACCGAAGGGGATTCGCAATTGAAAATTCCTTTGCTCGACAAGTATGGTAGAGAAGCAGATACCGTCGTTGTCAATATTGAGAAGGCTGAGCAAAATGGTTTAGTAACATACAGCTCTAATGCTGGAGAGGATGTTGAAGATGGAGAAGTTATCGGCATAATCACCTTGGAGGACGTATTTGAAGAACTTCTACAG GAGGAAATTGTTGATGAGACAGATGTTTACATAGATGTACATAAAAG AATACGCGTCGCAGCTGCTGCTGCAGCTTCTTCAGTTGCTCGAGCACCTTCGACTCGTAGGCTTCAAACGCCAGCCACA GTTGGCTCAGGCAAGCAATGA
- the LOC121792972 gene encoding reticulon-like protein B23: MVLVGAAMGLMSGTLVYYHCAYRQSSVVSLMADVLIVLLCSLAILGLLFRHMNIAVPVDPLHWQISQDAASSLFACLANTLGAAESVLRVAATGHDKRLFLKVVFCLYLLSVVGRAFSGVAVAYIGLCLYCVYTILENSQTNSAYLGRLAGRRDGVQDN, encoded by the exons ATGGTGTTGGTTGGGGCGGCGATGGGGCTGATGAGCGGCACGCTCGTCTACTACCACTGCGCCTACCGCCAATCCAGCGTCGTCTCGCTCATGGCCGACGTCCTAATCGTGCTCCTCTGCTCTCTCGCCATCCTCGGCCTCCTCTTCCGCCACATGAACATCGCCGTCCCCGTCGATCCCCTCCACTGGCAGATCTCCCAGGACGCCGCCTCCTCTCTCTTCGCTTGCCTCGCCAACACTCTCGGCGCCGCCGAGTCCGTCCTCCGCGTCGCCGCCACCGGCCACGACAAGCGCCTCTTCCTCAAG GTGGTTTTCTGCCTTTATTTGCTCTCTGTAGTTGGAAGAGCTTTCTCCGGCGTCGCTGTGGCTTACATCG GATTGTGCTTGTACTGTGTCTACACTATTCTTGAAAACTCTCAGACCAACAGCGCATATTTGGGAAGGCTTGCGGGCAGAAGAGATGGCGTTCAAGATAACTAA
- the LOC121792969 gene encoding uncharacterized protein LOC121792969 isoform X1, producing MEIVDIIILDDEFEELLQIDVRVLKAVAIEHSKDVDEAAVAVIDEIIPFLASHSVCERHPEVEGDTVRLTLTVDDDVKMDANIHSQGESLVVVGDDKVHTCQIEVFEDPETERTHSAEDGTSFGSDPLSTVGMSQDVEMGVGQKTDCIQEIEEDAGGKARDISVSTSGVEAEASDVHESNLDEYNLPLSTESASSGKNISSTLGTEDKSTLNASMSNKNGIIDVLEEIIADARNNKKTLFTEMESVINLMKQVEVEEQAAEQAKTEAERGDIDLLNQVEELKRMLQHAKEANNMHAGEVYGEKAILATELRELHSRLRSLSDDRDQSLTYLAEMRQCLEVRLAAAENEIKSALLKKLEKEEVSRKSLVEQEFIMEQVVQESKILRQHAEDNAKLHEFLVDRGQLADTLQGEIAVICQDVKQLKEKFDQRLPLGKSLFSGQTSFLLASSTSSMKSFVPDQVEPLATKDDEQLNTGHETDHVKDPENEPARVDCRLLAENYGWELFDSSEAKA from the exons ATGGAGATTGTTGACATAATCATCTTGGATGATGAATTTGAAGAACTTCTGcag ATTGATGTTCGAGTTCTTAAAGCTGTTGCTATTGAGCATAGCAAGGATGTTGATGAGGCTGCTGTAGCAGTAATCGACGAAATAATTCCTTTCCTCGCTTCTCATAGTGTTTGTGAGA GGCATCCTGAAGTGGAGGGTGATACTGTTCGGTTGACGTTGACAGTGGATGATGATGTAAAAATGGATGCTAACATTCACTCTCAAGGTGAATCACTTGTGGTGGTAGGCGATGATAAAGTGCACACTTGTCAAATCGAAGTTTTCGAAGACCCTGAAACAGAGAGAACACATTCAGCAGAAGATGGAACTTCATTTGGTAGTGATCCTCTGTCTACGGTGGGAATGTCGCAGGATGTGGAAATGGGTGTTGGGCAGAAGACGGATTGCATTCAAGAAATAGAAGAGGATGCTGGTGGGAAAGCTCGGGATATTTCTGTTAGTACTTCAGGGGTGGAGGCAGAGGCGTCTGACGTGCATGAGAGTAATTTAGATGAATATAATTTACCTTTGTCGACTGAAAGTGCTTCCAGTGGGAAAAACATTAGCAGTACTCTTGGAACGGAGGATAAGTCAACCTTGAACGCGTCCATGTCTAATAAAAATGGGATTATTGATGTCTTGGAGGAAATTATTGCTGATGCAAGAAATAATAAG AAAACATTGTTTACGGAAATGGAGTCTGTCATCAACTTGATGAAGCAAGTGGAGGTCGAGGAGCAAGCTGCGGAACAAGCCAAAACCGAAGCTGAAAGAGGTGATATTGATTTGCTGAATCAGGTCGAGGAGCTGAAAAGAATGCTGCAACATGCGAAGGAAGCAAATAACATG CATGCCGGGGAAGTTTATGGTGAGAAAGCCATCTTGGCAACAGAGTTGAGGGAGCTCCACTCTCGTCTGCGTTCCCTATCAGATGACAGAGATCAATCACTTACATATCTGGCTGAG ATGCGTCAATGTTTAGAGGTCCGACTAGCTGCTGCTGAGAATGAAATAAAATCTGCATTGCTGAAAAAACTGGAGAAGGAAGAAGTTAGTAGGAAATCCCTTGTTGAACAGGAATTCATCATGGAACAAGTGGTGCAAGAATCAAAGATACTGAGACAACACGCAGAAGATAATGCTAAG CTGCATGAATTTCTCGTGGATCGCGGGCAACTGGCAGATACATTGCA GGGTGAAATTGCTGTTATATGCCAGGATGTGAAGCAGCTAAAGGAGAAATTCGACCAGCGTCTTCCGCTTGGCAAATCACTCTTCTCCGGCCAGACGAGCTTCCTCTTAGCTTCTTCGACCTCATCAATGAAAAGCTTCGTTCCAGATCAAGTGGAGCCTTTGGCAACCAAAGACGATGAACAATTGAACACCGGACATGAGACAGATCACGTGAAGGACCCTGAAAACGAACCAGCTAGGGTAGACTGCAGGTTGCTCGCGGAAAACTATGGATGGGAGCTTTTCGACAGCAGCGAAGCTAAAGCCTGA
- the LOC121792969 gene encoding uncharacterized protein LOC121792969 isoform X2 produces MSFRKVYETLQDLFPLIDVRVLKAVAIEHSKDVDEAAVAVIDEIIPFLASHSVCERHPEVEGDTVRLTLTVDDDVKMDANIHSQGESLVVVGDDKVHTCQIEVFEDPETERTHSAEDGTSFGSDPLSTVGMSQDVEMGVGQKTDCIQEIEEDAGGKARDISVSTSGVEAEASDVHESNLDEYNLPLSTESASSGKNISSTLGTEDKSTLNASMSNKNGIIDVLEEIIADARNNKKTLFTEMESVINLMKQVEVEEQAAEQAKTEAERGDIDLLNQVEELKRMLQHAKEANNMHAGEVYGEKAILATELRELHSRLRSLSDDRDQSLTYLAEMRQCLEVRLAAAENEIKSALLKKLEKEEVSRKSLVEQEFIMEQVVQESKILRQHAEDNAKLHEFLVDRGQLADTLQGEIAVICQDVKQLKEKFDQRLPLGKSLFSGQTSFLLASSTSSMKSFVPDQVEPLATKDDEQLNTGHETDHVKDPENEPARVDCRLLAENYGWELFDSSEAKA; encoded by the exons ATGAGTTTCCGGAAAGTATACGAGACTTTGCAAGATCTTTTTCCGCTG ATTGATGTTCGAGTTCTTAAAGCTGTTGCTATTGAGCATAGCAAGGATGTTGATGAGGCTGCTGTAGCAGTAATCGACGAAATAATTCCTTTCCTCGCTTCTCATAGTGTTTGTGAGA GGCATCCTGAAGTGGAGGGTGATACTGTTCGGTTGACGTTGACAGTGGATGATGATGTAAAAATGGATGCTAACATTCACTCTCAAGGTGAATCACTTGTGGTGGTAGGCGATGATAAAGTGCACACTTGTCAAATCGAAGTTTTCGAAGACCCTGAAACAGAGAGAACACATTCAGCAGAAGATGGAACTTCATTTGGTAGTGATCCTCTGTCTACGGTGGGAATGTCGCAGGATGTGGAAATGGGTGTTGGGCAGAAGACGGATTGCATTCAAGAAATAGAAGAGGATGCTGGTGGGAAAGCTCGGGATATTTCTGTTAGTACTTCAGGGGTGGAGGCAGAGGCGTCTGACGTGCATGAGAGTAATTTAGATGAATATAATTTACCTTTGTCGACTGAAAGTGCTTCCAGTGGGAAAAACATTAGCAGTACTCTTGGAACGGAGGATAAGTCAACCTTGAACGCGTCCATGTCTAATAAAAATGGGATTATTGATGTCTTGGAGGAAATTATTGCTGATGCAAGAAATAATAAG AAAACATTGTTTACGGAAATGGAGTCTGTCATCAACTTGATGAAGCAAGTGGAGGTCGAGGAGCAAGCTGCGGAACAAGCCAAAACCGAAGCTGAAAGAGGTGATATTGATTTGCTGAATCAGGTCGAGGAGCTGAAAAGAATGCTGCAACATGCGAAGGAAGCAAATAACATG CATGCCGGGGAAGTTTATGGTGAGAAAGCCATCTTGGCAACAGAGTTGAGGGAGCTCCACTCTCGTCTGCGTTCCCTATCAGATGACAGAGATCAATCACTTACATATCTGGCTGAG ATGCGTCAATGTTTAGAGGTCCGACTAGCTGCTGCTGAGAATGAAATAAAATCTGCATTGCTGAAAAAACTGGAGAAGGAAGAAGTTAGTAGGAAATCCCTTGTTGAACAGGAATTCATCATGGAACAAGTGGTGCAAGAATCAAAGATACTGAGACAACACGCAGAAGATAATGCTAAG CTGCATGAATTTCTCGTGGATCGCGGGCAACTGGCAGATACATTGCA GGGTGAAATTGCTGTTATATGCCAGGATGTGAAGCAGCTAAAGGAGAAATTCGACCAGCGTCTTCCGCTTGGCAAATCACTCTTCTCCGGCCAGACGAGCTTCCTCTTAGCTTCTTCGACCTCATCAATGAAAAGCTTCGTTCCAGATCAAGTGGAGCCTTTGGCAACCAAAGACGATGAACAATTGAACACCGGACATGAGACAGATCACGTGAAGGACCCTGAAAACGAACCAGCTAGGGTAGACTGCAGGTTGCTCGCGGAAAACTATGGATGGGAGCTTTTCGACAGCAGCGAAGCTAAAGCCTGA
- the LOC121792969 gene encoding uncharacterized protein LOC121792969 isoform X3, with translation MDANIHSQGESLVVVGDDKVHTCQIEVFEDPETERTHSAEDGTSFGSDPLSTVGMSQDVEMGVGQKTDCIQEIEEDAGGKARDISVSTSGVEAEASDVHESNLDEYNLPLSTESASSGKNISSTLGTEDKSTLNASMSNKNGIIDVLEEIIADARNNKKTLFTEMESVINLMKQVEVEEQAAEQAKTEAERGDIDLLNQVEELKRMLQHAKEANNMHAGEVYGEKAILATELRELHSRLRSLSDDRDQSLTYLAEMRQCLEVRLAAAENEIKSALLKKLEKEEVSRKSLVEQEFIMEQVVQESKILRQHAEDNAKLHEFLVDRGQLADTLQGEIAVICQDVKQLKEKFDQRLPLGKSLFSGQTSFLLASSTSSMKSFVPDQVEPLATKDDEQLNTGHETDHVKDPENEPARVDCRLLAENYGWELFDSSEAKA, from the exons ATGGATGCTAACATTCACTCTCAAGGTGAATCACTTGTGGTGGTAGGCGATGATAAAGTGCACACTTGTCAAATCGAAGTTTTCGAAGACCCTGAAACAGAGAGAACACATTCAGCAGAAGATGGAACTTCATTTGGTAGTGATCCTCTGTCTACGGTGGGAATGTCGCAGGATGTGGAAATGGGTGTTGGGCAGAAGACGGATTGCATTCAAGAAATAGAAGAGGATGCTGGTGGGAAAGCTCGGGATATTTCTGTTAGTACTTCAGGGGTGGAGGCAGAGGCGTCTGACGTGCATGAGAGTAATTTAGATGAATATAATTTACCTTTGTCGACTGAAAGTGCTTCCAGTGGGAAAAACATTAGCAGTACTCTTGGAACGGAGGATAAGTCAACCTTGAACGCGTCCATGTCTAATAAAAATGGGATTATTGATGTCTTGGAGGAAATTATTGCTGATGCAAGAAATAATAAG AAAACATTGTTTACGGAAATGGAGTCTGTCATCAACTTGATGAAGCAAGTGGAGGTCGAGGAGCAAGCTGCGGAACAAGCCAAAACCGAAGCTGAAAGAGGTGATATTGATTTGCTGAATCAGGTCGAGGAGCTGAAAAGAATGCTGCAACATGCGAAGGAAGCAAATAACATG CATGCCGGGGAAGTTTATGGTGAGAAAGCCATCTTGGCAACAGAGTTGAGGGAGCTCCACTCTCGTCTGCGTTCCCTATCAGATGACAGAGATCAATCACTTACATATCTGGCTGAG ATGCGTCAATGTTTAGAGGTCCGACTAGCTGCTGCTGAGAATGAAATAAAATCTGCATTGCTGAAAAAACTGGAGAAGGAAGAAGTTAGTAGGAAATCCCTTGTTGAACAGGAATTCATCATGGAACAAGTGGTGCAAGAATCAAAGATACTGAGACAACACGCAGAAGATAATGCTAAG CTGCATGAATTTCTCGTGGATCGCGGGCAACTGGCAGATACATTGCA GGGTGAAATTGCTGTTATATGCCAGGATGTGAAGCAGCTAAAGGAGAAATTCGACCAGCGTCTTCCGCTTGGCAAATCACTCTTCTCCGGCCAGACGAGCTTCCTCTTAGCTTCTTCGACCTCATCAATGAAAAGCTTCGTTCCAGATCAAGTGGAGCCTTTGGCAACCAAAGACGATGAACAATTGAACACCGGACATGAGACAGATCACGTGAAGGACCCTGAAAACGAACCAGCTAGGGTAGACTGCAGGTTGCTCGCGGAAAACTATGGATGGGAGCTTTTCGACAGCAGCGAAGCTAAAGCCTGA
- the LOC121792974 gene encoding probable glutathione peroxidase 4, which translates to MGASSSVPEKSIHEFTVKDSKGNDVNLSSYKGKVLLVVNVASKCGFTNSNYTQLTELYSKYKDKGFEILAFPCNQFLYQEPGTSEDAEQFACSRFKAEYPIFQKVKVNGPNAAPVYKFLKASKGGWFGSQIKWNFTKFLVDRDGNVIKRYATSTTPLAIEGDVKKALGES; encoded by the exons atgggcgCATCTTCTTCAGTCCCAGAAAAATCCATACACGAATTTACAGTAAAG GACAGCAAGGGCAATGATGTGAACCTCAGTAGCTATAAAGGGAAAGTCTTGCTTGTTGTTAATGTCGCTTCAAAATG TGGGTTCACGAATTCGAATTACACCCAATTGACCGAGCTATACTCCAAATACAAGGATAAAG GTTTTGAGATATTGGCCTTCCCTTGCAACCAGTTCTTGTATCAAGAGCCAGGAACAAGTGAAGATGCAGAACAGTTTGCTTGCTCGAGATTCAAGGCCGAGTATCCCATTTTCCAGAAG GTAAAAGTGAATGGGCCGAATGCAGCACCGGTTTATAAGTTCCTTAAAGCAAGCAAAGGCGGCTGGTTCGGTTCCCAAATCAAATGGAACTTCACTAAGTTTTTAGTTGACAGAGACGGGAATGTAATCAAGCGCTATGCAACGTCCACGACACCATTGGCAATCGAG GGTGATGTAAAGAAAGCCTTGGGAGAAAGTTGA